Part of the Archangium lipolyticum genome, ACTCGGTCGGTGAGCGGCCTACCTGGGCCTTGAAGTCGTGGATGAAGTGGGCCTGGTCGAAGTACCCGAGCTCCTGGGCGAAGGCCGCCCAATCGACGTGCAGGCCCGTGGCGACGCGGTCCGCGGCCTCGTGCAGGCGGAAGCGTCGAAGCACCCACTTCGGGCTGACACCCACGTACTGGCGGAACAGGCGCTGGAGTGTCCGGACGGAGAGGCCCACCTGGACACTGAGGTCCTCGACCCGGGCGAGCTCCTGGTGCTCCAGCGCGTGCTGGATGACTCGCACGACCGTGGCGACGGTGCCATCCCGTGGGGGCAACCGCTGGCGCAGGAACGCCTCGACCCGGGCGATCTGCTCGTGCTCGTCATGGCGGGCGAGGACCGCTGGCTCGAGGTCCGCCCCAGCGGGGCCGAAGACTTCGTGGAGTGGCAGGGCTCGATCCGTCAGCCCGGACATGGGGACGCGCACGAACGGGAAGAACGCTCCGGGCCGGAACTTGACGCCGACAACCTGCCCCTTGCCCTCGAGCAGGGTGGAAAACCTCCGGGTGCTCACACCGTGG contains:
- a CDS encoding helix-turn-helix domain-containing protein, with the protein product MRAPSASQRGVLNPHAVGTHFHLTRYPPSEDLAFFVERHWTVRWDLREREPFPQEVLPHPCVNLVLEAGRSAVHGVSTRRFSTLLEGKGQVVGVKFRPGAFFPFVRVPMSGLTDRALPLHEVFGPAGADLEPAVLARHDEHEQIARVEAFLRQRLPPRDGTVATVVRVIQHALEHQELARVEDLSVQVGLSVRTLQRLFRQYVGVSPKWVLRRFRLHEAADRVATGLHVDWAAFAQELGYFDQAHFIHDFKAQVGRSPTEYAALCGAHGFPPGQGQPHPVRPGASVMPGPG